The Dehalobacter sp. DCM sequence TGATAGAAATAAAAAATGCAACTGGAAATGCAAGCGCTACATTGTTGACAACAGGGTCTGCTGCAAAAGCGGCGTGGTAGATGACCATCAGCTGGAAGCTGCCTTTATAGAGATCTTCAACCGGGTGCTTAAAAAACCGGATGTGATAGAGACTCACCCCACAGTCGAGGCAATACAGGAGAGTACGGAATTAAAAAAACTTACCCTGAAAATCACCAGAGCATTACATGAAAGTGACTCGAACTCAGTGGAACTGGCAGAGCTATTATTCAAAAAAGCTGCAGAGCAATATCGGCTCTCAAAGATAGATGACTTTGAGTACCAGACTAGGAAGCTGCAAGCAATATTTCAAACTCGCAAGCCCATCACAGCATTTGATGAGGATTTGTTCAAGGCTACCATCAAGAGCATTACGGTAGAAAAGACTGGCCAGCTACGATTCGAGCTGATCAATGGCGTAACGCTAAATACTACCTACACATTACGTGGAAAAGGAGGAATCGATCATGGCAAGAGCGGCAAGAACAGTATCGGTGATCCCTGCCGATCCGATTTATGATTTTAAGGAAAAGGCAAAGGAAAAGAAATTGAGAGTAGCGTCATACTGCCGTGTCAGTACAGAACTGGAAGAACAGCAGTCCAGCTATCAAATGCAGGTCGAGCATTATACAAGAGAAATACAGTCAAATCCAAAATGGAAGTTCGCAGGCATCTATGCGGACGAAGGCATCAGCGGAACCAACACTAAAAAGCGAACAGAGTTTAACCGAATGATAGAAGATTGCCTGGCAGGTAAGATCGACATGGTGCTGACCAAATCCGTCAGCCGATTTGCCCGCAATACCGTAGACTGCATTACCTACATCCGACAGCTTAAAGAGAAGAACATCGCCGTATTTTTTGAGAAAGAAAACATCAACACTCTAGATGGTGCTGGCGAGCTTCTAATTACCATCCTGGGCAGTCTGGCACAGGAAGAAAGCCGATCTTTAAGCACCAATACAAGATGGGGTGTTGTCCGCCGGTTCGAAAGAGGGCAGGTATACCTGAACCACACGCAATTCCTGGGCTACACTAAAAACCCTGAAGGGGAGCTTGTCATCGTACCGGAAGAAGCTGAAACAGTAAGATTGATATTCAGGCTTTACTTAGAAGGTTGCAGCTTTGCGAAGATCAAGAATCACCTGGAGGAAAATAGCCTTAAAACAGCTACAGGCAAGGACAAATGGTATACCAGCACCATATCAGGTATGATTTCCAATGAAAAATATATGGGAGATGCCCTGCTGCAAAAAAGCTTTACCACAGATTTTATTAATAAGACAAGAGTCAAAAACAGAGGAATTGTGCCCCAATACTATGTAGAAGGAAGCCACGAAGGGATCATCTCCAAGGAATTATGGAATCGCGTGCAGGAAGAAAGGGCTCGTCGGGCCAACATCCGGAAATCCACGGACAAAAGGTCGATAACAGACAACGGGAAATACAGCTCAAAATATGCCCTCTCAGACCTCGTCCGATGCGGCGAATGCGGCAAACCATACAGACGGGCAACCTGGACGAACTACTCGGAGAAACGAATCGTATGGCGCTGCTACAACAGGCAGGAATACGGGAAGAAATACTGCAAGCATTCACCGACCATTGATGAGCCGCTCTTGCAGGATGCCATTATGAAGGCCATCAACCTGCTGATTGGGGACAAAGAAGATTTTATGGGCACCCTTACCTCCAACCTCCAAATGATTATGGGCAAACATGCCAAGGTCATGGATATCCCAGCGATGGACAAACGGCTGGAAGAACTGAAGGAAGAGATGCTGGCCTTGGTTGGGAAAAATGCAAAAAGCGGAATCAACAATGTAGACTTTGATGAGGATTATGAAAAAATCGCTGCGGAACGCAAGCAAATACTCAAAGAGAAAAATGAGTATACAGAACAGCAAGCCATCTACGATACCTATAACTACAGAGTCAACGAGATGAAAAAATTCCTCGGCGATGTGAGTTGCGTTATGACCAAATTCGATAATGATCTGGTCAGACGGTTAATACAAAGTATCAAAATTGTATCGGAAGATAAGATGATTATCACTTTCAAATCTGGTATTGAGATGGAGCAGACAATGGAAGGGCGAGGAAAATATAAAGGTTGCGGACAATGGAAAAGGAACAAAAACAACGCAAAAATCAGTGCCTGCTTATGATCCGGAAGCAGGCACTGGAAATTTAAAAACAAGTAAGCTGAATAAAATTCTCAGACATCAAATGAGAGCTTTATTCAGTTTATTCTTTAAGAATGCAGAGGATGATAACACCAAAAAGCGTGTTTTAAAGGCTGGTAGGACTGATATGGGCGTGTACGCCAAAGTTGTATTTCAAAAGGATCCGCGATAAGGCGGGCGATTTATTGTTGTCTTTGATGTCGGGGCGATACAGCATGTCGGACAAGCAAAACAATAAATTACTCGCTTGCCCGCCGCATAGCATTACCGTTCAGAGCAAAGATACGCACCAACGGAGTAGGTTTACCACTTGCATCGGTTTGAATGCAATAAATAATTGATGATGGCCAATAATTCAGCGAACGCTGAATTATATATTGCAATTAAGCAATATTTTTGATATGATTTTTTTGATTAATTGCGAGGTGACGTATATGTCAGTAAGCTATAAAAAGCTGTGGAAGCTATTGATTGATAAAGACATGAAAAAACGCGATCTGAGCAAAAAAGCAGGGATAAGTCATGCTTCGATTGCAAAGCTTGGGAAAAATGAAAATGTGACCACTGATGTTCTCGTTAAAATATGTGCTGCCCTGGAATGCGATATTGGCGATATTATGGAAGTGCTGCCGGACAAGGAATAGCATGGCGGGTGACGATATGGGTAAAAAGACGACTGAACAAATAAGTTACAATATGAAAAGAATAAAAAGTAAGGATTCCCATATTGAACTGATACTTCGCAATGAACTATGGTCTCGTGGATTGCGCTATCGAAGAAACGTTAAAACAATCATAGGAAAGCCCGATATTGTTTTTAAAAAGAAAAAGGTGGCCGTTTTCTGTGACAGTGAGTTTTGGCACGGATATGACTGGGAGCATAGATGTAACGACTTCAAATCAAACAGAGACTTTTGGATTCCCAAAATCGAGCGTAATATCCAACGTGATAAAGAAGTGAACGCAGAGTTGGTGAGACAAGGTTGGACGGTACTAAGATTTTGGGGCAAGAATATAGAAAAAGACACAAAAGGTTGTGCCGATAAAATAGAAGAAGTTGTCCGATGCGAGCAAATTGTTATACAAGATCAAAGATAGGGAGCGTTGATAATGAATACGTTTAAAAACATTTTGAATGCTGCCGTGAACAACAAGCAAAATGATAATGATTTCAGAAGTCTGAAAAGGGAACTCTTTTTTCGGACTGAAAGAGAATTGGAAAATTTCAAGCCTCTAGCAAATGGAAGCACGGCCAAAAATCCAATACAACTTATTGATTTCTTTTGCGGAGCGGGAGGAACCTCTCTTGGTTTTGCAGCAATTAATCGAGTTATGCCTGTTTTCCGTTTTTTGGGAGGATGCGATATAAACAAGATTTCTGCTCAAACCTACAGTAAGAACTTTGCAACACCGTTGCTGAATGAAGATATTTTAAATGTGGCATACAGCGACGACGCCATAAGTATTTTCCTTAAAAAAATCGGATTCGATGATTCATTGCCGACAGTGTTGATAGGATGTGCTCCATGTCAAGGCTTTTCTTCTCATAGGAAGAAACATTGGGATGAAGAAGATGACAACAGAAATAATTTGGTAATAGCTTTTTCTCATTTGGTTGAAAAAATCAGGCCGGATGTTTTTATCATGGAAAATGTACCGGAGTTTTTATCACAGAGGTATTGGAAGTATTTCAGTAAAGCTTCCGAGTTGTTTACAGAATGCGGATATACAACAAAGCAGGGTATTCATAACGCAGCTGAATTTGGGGTTCCGCAAGAGAGATTTCGATCCATCATTATCGGCATGAAAAAAGATTTTTTGTTACCTTCGGGTTATTATGAAGCTGAAGAATACAGAACGGTAAGAGATGCAATCGGGAATCTTCCTCCAGTGAAGGCTGGCGAAATTTGCCCAAATGATTACCTTCATAAGAGTGCTGCGCATAAAAAGAGCACTATAGATGTTATCCGGCAAGTGCAGCATGACGGCGGGAACAGACCCATCGGGGTCGGTCCAAAGTGCTTAAATAATGTGAGCGGATTCTCCGACGTATACGGCAGGTTGAGTTGGGATAAACCGTCCATTACAATTACTCACTATGCGAGAAATCCCGCCAGCGGACGATACTCACATCCTGAACAGGACAGAGGATTAACGGCAAGAGAAGCTGCATCGCTGCAAAGTTTTCCCTATGGGTTTGAGTTCGAAGGTAAA is a genomic window containing:
- a CDS encoding recombinase family protein, giving the protein MAQRHMPFGYKIINGTVTILPKKADLVQKMFNDYIAGVSLLQMAKDLTQQGIPNANGKPTWNHGSIGKILSNCKYIGNDFYPAIVTEEVFNNVKVCREEKNAQLNRNTNYYANGITSTYPFSGKVVCGECGSVFRRYTEHHDRNKKCNWKCKRYIVDNRVCCKSGVVDDHQLEAAFIEIFNRVLKKPDVIETHPTVEAIQESTELKKLTLKITRALHESDSNSVELAELLFKKAAEQYRLSKIDDFEYQTRKLQAIFQTRKPITAFDEDLFKATIKSITVEKTGQLRFELINGVTLNTTYTLRGKGGIDHGKSGKNSIGDPCRSDL
- a CDS encoding recombinase family protein; the encoded protein is MARAARTVSVIPADPIYDFKEKAKEKKLRVASYCRVSTELEEQQSSYQMQVEHYTREIQSNPKWKFAGIYADEGISGTNTKKRTEFNRMIEDCLAGKIDMVLTKSVSRFARNTVDCITYIRQLKEKNIAVFFEKENINTLDGAGELLITILGSLAQEESRSLSTNTRWGVVRRFERGQVYLNHTQFLGYTKNPEGELVIVPEEAETVRLIFRLYLEGCSFAKIKNHLEENSLKTATGKDKWYTSTISGMISNEKYMGDALLQKSFTTDFINKTRVKNRGIVPQYYVEGSHEGIISKELWNRVQEERARRANIRKSTDKRSITDNGKYSSKYALSDLVRCGECGKPYRRATWTNYSEKRIVWRCYNRQEYGKKYCKHSPTIDEPLLQDAIMKAINLLIGDKEDFMGTLTSNLQMIMGKHAKVMDIPAMDKRLEELKEEMLALVGKNAKSGINNVDFDEDYEKIAAERKQILKEKNEYTEQQAIYDTYNYRVNEMKKFLGDVSCVMTKFDNDLVRRLIQSIKIVSEDKMIITFKSGIEMEQTMEGRGKYKGCGQWKRNKNNAKISACL
- a CDS encoding helix-turn-helix domain-containing protein, with amino-acid sequence MSVSYKKLWKLLIDKDMKKRDLSKKAGISHASIAKLGKNENVTTDVLVKICAALECDIGDIMEVLPDKE
- a CDS encoding very short patch repair endonuclease, with the protein product MAGDDMGKKTTEQISYNMKRIKSKDSHIELILRNELWSRGLRYRRNVKTIIGKPDIVFKKKKVAVFCDSEFWHGYDWEHRCNDFKSNRDFWIPKIERNIQRDKEVNAELVRQGWTVLRFWGKNIEKDTKGCADKIEEVVRCEQIVIQDQR
- a CDS encoding DNA cytosine methyltransferase — protein: MNTFKNILNAAVNNKQNDNDFRSLKRELFFRTERELENFKPLANGSTAKNPIQLIDFFCGAGGTSLGFAAINRVMPVFRFLGGCDINKISAQTYSKNFATPLLNEDILNVAYSDDAISIFLKKIGFDDSLPTVLIGCAPCQGFSSHRKKHWDEEDDNRNNLVIAFSHLVEKIRPDVFIMENVPEFLSQRYWKYFSKASELFTECGYTTKQGIHNAAEFGVPQERFRSIIIGMKKDFLLPSGYYEAEEYRTVRDAIGNLPPVKAGEICPNDYLHKSAAHKKSTIDVIRQVQHDGGNRPIGVGPKCLNNVSGFSDVYGRLSWDKPSITITHYARNPASGRYSHPEQDRGLTAREAASLQSFPYGFEFEGKYDDVYRQIGEAVPPLLSCGIATNILVELLSTEPTQYELDNSTPSLTKPVSSSYSSVIAGIKGTRRRKV